The segment TTTTCCTAGATGTCGTAGTAAAGACAAAATTCAAATGGATGTGGTCGACGGCGCATGGATTCTACTTCCTGGTCACGCTTGTGCGCAATCCAGTGCTGCACGACGTCGCGCGTAAACACGTCGCCGCGAAGCAAAAACTCGTGATCGAATTCGAGAGCCGCGAGCGCTTCGGCGAGCGACCCTGGAGTTCGCGGAACATCTTTCAGTTCCTCCGGCGGCAAATCGTAAATATCTTTGTCCAGCGGTTGGCCCGGATCGACTTTGTTTTCGATTCCATCCAAAGCCGCCATCAGAATTGCGGAAAACGAAAGGTATGGATTGCCACCCGCATCGGGACAGCGGAACTCGACGCGTTTCGTCGCCGGATCGGTGCTGTAAACCGGAATGCGGCACGCCGCCGAACGGTTTCGCTGCGAGTAAGCCAGGTTGATCGGTGCTTCAAATCCTGGAATCAATCGCTTGTAGCTGTTGGTGGTTGGATTGGTGAATGCCAGCAGTGCAGCAGCATGTTTCAGAATCCCACCGATCGCATACATCGCCGTTTGGCTCAGCCCGGCGTACGCGTCACCGGCGAAAATGGGTTCGTCTTCTTTCCATAGCGATAGATTTGTGTGCATGCCGGAACCTGCCTCGTCGAGCAGCGGTTTGGGCATGAACGTGGCCGACTTTCCATGTCGCGCGGCAACGTTTTTCACGATGTACTTATAAGTCATGATGTTGTCCGCGGCGCGAACAAGCTCGTCATACCTCAAGTCGATTTCCGATTGGCCAGCAGAGCCAACTTCATGGTGCTGGCACTCGACCGTCAAACCGCAGTCGATCATCGTCTGCATCATTTCGTTGCGGACGTCCATCAGTTTGTCGACCGGTGCACTGGCAAGGTATCCTCGCTGATACCGCGGACGGTAACCAGAGTTCGGGCCAAGATCGGTGCCACGATTCCAGGGGCCTTCGTCGCTGTCGATGTGGTACCACGCAGCATTGCGGGTCTGGTCGAACTGGATGTTGTCGAAAATGAAAAACTCAGCTTCCGGTCCGAACCACGCGCGGTCGGCAACGCCGGAGCCTTTCAAATAGTTGACGGCTTTGCGAGCGATGAATCTTGGATCGCGGCTGTAGTCTTCAAACGTGATCGGGTCGACGACGTTGCAGATGATGTTCAGCGTTGGCAGTTCGGTGAATGGATCCAGAAAGCAAGTGTCAGGCTGAGGCAGCAACAGCATGTCGCTTTCGTCGATACGTTGCCATCCTTGAACGCTTGAACCGTCGAAGCCGATGCCTTTTTCGAAAACCGCTTCGCCAAACATGGACACCGGCACGGTCGTGTGAGCCCACTGGCCGAGGAAGTCCGTGAATCGCAAATCGACGGCGCCAACATTGTTCTCACGGCAGTAAGCAAGTACTTCTTTGGGTGTCAAACGAAACTCCGGGCACGTCAGAACTGCATCGATTGGAAACCGTGAAGATACCCAGCCAGCGGTAAACTGTAAACTTGCCGTACCGAATGAAAGGCCGCAGCAAAGTCGTAAAAAACAGGACGAAAAAGCTGAATTGGTCGCCTCGTCCACTCACAGGCCGCGGACCGAGGCTAACGAATCAACCTGTTAGAAGAAAAACTTCGAGATCCGCCCGACATCCATCACGGTCACGAAAATCATCAGGCCAAGGATGAAGAACAGGCCACCGTAGGTCAGCAGGATTTCCACTTTCTCGGTGACCGGTCGTCGAAACAGTCCCTCGTACGCAAGGAACATCATGTGACCGCCGTCGAGAACCGGAATCGGAAGGAAGTTCACGATCGCGAGGTTAGCGCTGAGCAATGTCAGGAAAAGCAACAGTCGACTGGTGCCCTGGGATGCCTCTGACGTCGCCGCCACGGCAATCATCCCCGGTCCGCCCATGTTGGTGACCGACAGCTTTCCGGTAACCAGTTTCTTCAGGAACCGCCATACTCGGCTGGCATCATTTCTAACCTGCTTGGCTCCGTTGCTGAACGCGTCCGACCAGGTTGGTGACTGGTAGTGCCATTGCAATCCGGTTAGCGAAAACCCTCGCATCGCCAGGTAGTGACGATCGGATTTCGTTGACTTGATCGTGACCGATTTGATCGTTTCACCACTTTTGAAATCGATCGCGAACTCAGTGCCAGCCGGCAGTTTCTGGACCATCTCAAAGATCTCGGCAAAGCTGGTGTCTTCCAGCTCCACTTCCTTCTCGTGCATCTTCTCAAACCATTTTTCTTTTTGGTCCGCTTCGGAGAGAAGGTAAGTCACCTTGACGATTTGATCGCCCGATTTGATTCCTGATTGAGCCAGTTTGCTGGTCGGATCAATGTTGCCAACGCGATCGGATACTTTGACCGCGATGCCGATTGAATCGATAGCCAGCACGCCGATCGATCCAACGCTGGACATCGACTTCGAGGGAACCGGAGTCACCTTCACCGATGTCTCCTGCCCTGCCCTCTTGATCAAAAACTCAAGCTCGCCACCACCTTCGGCAAGATGACGGCTCATTTCAAAATCGAACGTCAGCGGGCCGATATCTTCCAAGCCAACGACAGAGAGAATCTCGTCGCCTTTCTCAAAAACTCCATCCGCCGGCGAACCTGTTTGGATCGCGGCAACGGTTCCCCACTCGATTCCGAATCCAATTTCACGAGCCGGATTGTGGTCGATCGAAACTTTGATCTGGTCTTTGGTTTCGCTTTCCTTTTCACCCGTCGTTCGCTCAACAAGCAACTCAACCGGTTCGGAAGCGTTGACGTACATTTGCTGGCGAAGCATTGCGACGCGATCAATTTTCGTGCCGTTGATTTCAAGGATCACATCGCCCTTTTTCAGCGGCGGACTCGCGTTCATCGCGGGATTGCCCGGAATTGCATCGTCGGAACCGACTTCCGCGATCATCTGCGGTCCCAGCCCCAGCAGTGGAAGGTCGGGCATGTCGCGTCGCATCCCTTTGCGAGCAGTAACGGCAACCGTCGTCGCTTCGTCAGCTCCGTCACGCTTGAGATCGAATTCAACGGGGCCCTCGTCAGC is part of the Mariniblastus fucicola genome and harbors:
- the glnA gene encoding type I glutamate--ammonia ligase, with the protein product MTPKEVLAYCRENNVGAVDLRFTDFLGQWAHTTVPVSMFGEAVFEKGIGFDGSSVQGWQRIDESDMLLLPQPDTCFLDPFTELPTLNIICNVVDPITFEDYSRDPRFIARKAVNYLKGSGVADRAWFGPEAEFFIFDNIQFDQTRNAAWYHIDSDEGPWNRGTDLGPNSGYRPRYQRGYLASAPVDKLMDVRNEMMQTMIDCGLTVECQHHEVGSAGQSEIDLRYDELVRAADNIMTYKYIVKNVAARHGKSATFMPKPLLDEAGSGMHTNLSLWKEDEPIFAGDAYAGLSQTAMYAIGGILKHAAALLAFTNPTTNSYKRLIPGFEAPINLAYSQRNRSAACRIPVYSTDPATKRVEFRCPDAGGNPYLSFSAILMAALDGIENKVDPGQPLDKDIYDLPPEELKDVPRTPGSLAEALAALEFDHEFLLRGDVFTRDVVQHWIAHKRDQEVESMRRRPHPFEFCLYYDI
- a CDS encoding site-2 protease family protein, which encodes MDFSLIVLAADDVSYWLQLSTWWAIAQVVLGLGFVIFVHELGHFLVAKACGVKCEKFYVGFDVPIKIFGRQILPAALFRKQIGETEYGIGMVPFGGYVKMLGQDDNPGNIEREIQRSRGDDGQAESAGYVDRNELDPRSYRAKTVPQRMAIISAGVIFNLIFAILFAALAFKFGVDYDPASIGSVVGGGPAWEQNLAGSELTRVGDEPVKKDRYFTWGDMAQEIIFSADEGPVEFDLKRDGADEATTVAVTARKGMRRDMPDLPLLGLGPQMIAEVGSDDAIPGNPAMNASPPLKKGDVILEINGTKIDRVAMLRQQMYVNASEPVELLVERTTGEKESETKDQIKVSIDHNPAREIGFGIEWGTVAAIQTGSPADGVFEKGDEILSVVGLEDIGPLTFDFEMSRHLAEGGGELEFLIKRAGQETSVKVTPVPSKSMSSVGSIGVLAIDSIGIAVKVSDRVGNIDPTSKLAQSGIKSGDQIVKVTYLLSEADQKEKWFEKMHEKEVELEDTSFAEIFEMVQKLPAGTEFAIDFKSGETIKSVTIKSTKSDRHYLAMRGFSLTGLQWHYQSPTWSDAFSNGAKQVRNDASRVWRFLKKLVTGKLSVTNMGGPGMIAVAATSEASQGTSRLLLFLTLLSANLAIVNFLPIPVLDGGHMMFLAYEGLFRRPVTEKVEILLTYGGLFFILGLMIFVTVMDVGRISKFFF